The following proteins are co-located in the Mesorhizobium sp. M1E.F.Ca.ET.045.02.1.1 genome:
- a CDS encoding peroxidase-related enzyme (This protein belongs to a clade of uncharacterized proteins related to peroxidases such as the alkylhydroperoxidase AhpD.), translating to MISSVRLKPLNWHPYIAPVELSEATPEQLEAMKVTPSAKKVSEYVRTLVHDPESYLARTILFNAIMYVEGGLARPDRELGALGASMINGCKFCAVVHARRHAELTKSDDVVTALYLDKTENLGPRDAAIYSFARRLSAAPSEATADDIASLRSVGMDDAEIIDLIHAISIFGWANRLMHVLGHAEAGK from the coding sequence ATGATTTCCTCGGTTCGCCTGAAGCCTCTGAATTGGCATCCCTACATCGCACCGGTCGAGCTATCCGAGGCCACGCCGGAGCAGCTCGAAGCGATGAAGGTCACGCCCTCTGCCAAGAAAGTTTCGGAATATGTGCGCACCCTCGTACATGATCCCGAAAGCTATCTTGCCCGCACGATCCTGTTCAACGCCATTATGTATGTCGAAGGCGGACTTGCCCGCCCCGATCGCGAACTTGGCGCGTTAGGCGCGTCGATGATCAACGGCTGCAAATTCTGTGCCGTCGTTCACGCTCGCCGGCATGCGGAGCTGACCAAGAGCGATGACGTGGTCACTGCGCTGTACCTCGACAAAACCGAAAACCTTGGGCCGCGCGATGCGGCAATCTACAGCTTTGCCCGCCGACTGTCGGCGGCGCCGTCGGAAGCGACGGCGGATGATATCGCCTCGCTTCGATCTGTCGGAATGGATGATGCCGAAATCATCGACCTGATCCACGCCATATCGATCTTCGGCTGGGCAAACCGGCTGATGCACGTTCTCGGCCATGCGGAGGCCGGGAAATGA
- a CDS encoding NAD(P)/FAD-dependent oxidoreductase, with the protein MKHTPTPAGLDALEAQLAQDLEFLELPSKPWVPKRMHDGVPVRDVVVIGAGMCGLAATAKLVLTGITNVVAYDAAPAGLEGPWVTFARMQTLRSPKTLNGPSLGLPQLTFRAWFTAQWGVEAWRSLDKIPRGQWMDYLVWYRKVLALPVRNSVRMTGVAPVDDLIAIDVEGAETGLVLTRHLVLATGRSGLGGFAVPDFLKGIDRTYWAHSADDIDFDALKGKRLAVIGAGASSMDNAATALEAGAGSVDMLIRRKEMPRINKLTGIGSQGVVHGIYHLPDAWKWKFFDYTASTQTPPPRSSTLRVSRHPNARFFLDCGIVAIKEDAGGLVVETTQGAMRYDFLIAATGFSNDFSDRPEFAALAPYIRTWSDGRYTSDMGPPRPGMSEAPDLGPAFEFRERIPGSYPMLAHIHCFNDAAMLTHGKVSGDIPAVSAGADRLVRGITASLFAEDVETHFANLIAYDTPELLGDEWADSTPLLQKEAVQ; encoded by the coding sequence ATGAAGCATACGCCCACCCCCGCAGGACTTGATGCACTGGAGGCACAACTTGCGCAGGATCTCGAGTTTCTCGAGCTGCCCTCCAAGCCCTGGGTCCCCAAGCGAATGCATGACGGCGTGCCGGTCCGTGACGTCGTTGTTATTGGCGCCGGCATGTGCGGACTTGCCGCCACGGCAAAGCTTGTCCTGACCGGGATCACCAATGTCGTCGCCTATGATGCCGCTCCGGCTGGACTCGAAGGTCCATGGGTGACGTTTGCGCGCATGCAGACGCTGCGCTCGCCGAAGACCCTGAACGGCCCCTCCCTTGGTCTGCCGCAGTTGACCTTCCGCGCCTGGTTCACCGCGCAATGGGGTGTTGAGGCCTGGCGGTCACTGGACAAGATCCCCAGGGGCCAGTGGATGGATTATCTGGTCTGGTACCGCAAGGTTCTTGCCCTGCCGGTGCGAAACAGCGTGCGCATGACCGGCGTCGCGCCTGTCGATGATTTGATTGCGATCGATGTCGAAGGCGCGGAAACGGGCCTGGTTCTGACCCGCCATCTCGTTCTGGCCACTGGCCGGTCCGGCCTCGGCGGTTTTGCCGTGCCCGATTTCCTCAAGGGCATCGATCGCACCTATTGGGCCCATTCTGCCGACGACATCGATTTCGATGCGCTGAAAGGCAAGCGTTTGGCGGTGATCGGCGCCGGCGCCTCTTCCATGGACAATGCCGCAACGGCGCTCGAGGCGGGCGCCGGTTCTGTCGACATGTTGATCCGGCGCAAGGAAATGCCGCGCATCAATAAGCTGACCGGCATCGGCAGCCAGGGAGTCGTGCACGGTATCTATCACCTGCCCGACGCCTGGAAATGGAAATTCTTCGACTATACTGCCTCGACCCAGACGCCGCCGCCGCGTTCTTCGACGCTTCGCGTGTCTCGCCACCCGAATGCGCGGTTCTTCCTCGACTGTGGCATCGTCGCAATAAAGGAAGATGCCGGAGGCCTTGTGGTCGAAACCACACAAGGGGCAATGCGCTACGATTTCCTGATCGCGGCAACCGGCTTTTCGAACGACTTCAGCGACCGCCCCGAATTTGCAGCTCTCGCCCCCTATATCCGGACCTGGTCGGATGGTCGATACACATCGGATATGGGACCGCCGCGTCCAGGTATGTCGGAGGCGCCGGACCTCGGTCCAGCTTTCGAGTTTCGCGAACGCATTCCCGGCTCCTACCCGATGCTGGCGCATATCCACTGCTTCAACGATGCCGCCATGCTGACTCATGGGAAGGTGTCCGGCGATATCCCAGCCGTCAGCGCCGGTGCCGACCGTCTCGTCCGGGGCATTACCGCATCGCTCTTTGCGGAAGATGTCGAAACCCACTTCGCCAATCTGATCGCTTACGACACCCCCGAACTTCTGGGTGACGAATGGGCCGATTCAACACCTCTGCTGCAGAAGGAGGCCGTGCAGTGA
- a CDS encoding LysR family transcriptional regulator: METRDLQTFLAVAASGSITKAADMLGRSQPAVTRTIQDLEAELGFELLHRIGRRVQLSEEGVAFEEEARRLLMSFTELAARAKMIAAGRGRILQIVTTSAIGTGLIPTALAELKGVELPHETHLGQFLPSIVAQEVRSGRAEIGFSSLPLDTPGLDVLRLYSAPDVAAVREDDPLAKLDVVPLSGFAGRRVATLLNPLRFQLHVAKALAARGIDTGPVIRTNTAYGALQIVRKTGVAAVIDPLTAYGVPLPGVVIRPLDVTVLFYWGVVAAANRPLRPVAQALIDAVEAVAERSIAGFRKLDPALAGQLVTDPASGTSHGTGI; the protein is encoded by the coding sequence ATGGAAACCCGAGACCTTCAGACCTTCCTTGCGGTTGCTGCCAGCGGCAGCATCACCAAGGCGGCTGACATGCTCGGTCGTTCCCAGCCTGCGGTGACACGCACCATTCAGGATCTCGAGGCCGAGCTTGGCTTCGAATTGCTGCATCGGATCGGTCGACGAGTGCAGCTGTCTGAAGAAGGAGTCGCCTTCGAGGAGGAAGCGCGGCGCCTGCTGATGTCCTTCACCGAACTCGCGGCGCGGGCCAAGATGATCGCGGCCGGCAGGGGCCGCATCCTGCAGATTGTGACGACGTCCGCGATCGGCACCGGCTTGATCCCGACGGCCCTGGCTGAGCTCAAGGGCGTCGAGCTTCCGCATGAGACGCATCTCGGGCAGTTTCTTCCCTCGATCGTCGCCCAGGAAGTGCGCAGCGGACGTGCCGAGATCGGGTTCTCAAGTCTGCCGCTCGATACGCCCGGTCTGGATGTCCTGCGGCTCTATTCGGCGCCCGATGTTGCGGCCGTGCGGGAGGACGACCCGCTGGCCAAGCTTGATGTCGTCCCGCTCTCGGGTTTTGCCGGTCGCCGCGTCGCCACGTTGCTCAATCCGCTGCGTTTTCAGTTGCATGTCGCCAAGGCCTTGGCGGCCCGGGGCATCGACACCGGCCCGGTGATCCGGACCAATACTGCCTATGGCGCCTTGCAGATCGTGCGCAAGACTGGGGTCGCGGCAGTCATCGATCCCCTCACGGCCTATGGCGTGCCCCTGCCGGGCGTCGTCATTCGCCCGCTCGATGTAACCGTTCTCTTTTATTGGGGCGTTGTGGCTGCAGCAAATCGCCCCCTTCGTCCAGTCGCACAGGCGTTGATCGATGCGGTCGAAGCGGTTGCTGAACGGTCGATCGCCGGCTTCAGGAAGCTCGATCCAGCCTTAGCCGGCCAATTGGTGACCGATCCCGCATCGGGCACAAGTCACGGAACTGGAATATGA
- a CDS encoding aspartate ammonia-lyase produces the protein MLMSIILPDGTRMPHTRIDTDSLGSRQLPAGALYGVATLRGQENFDISFRKLGDAPELIVALARVKHAAAAANRDIGVLPAEIADAIIAASEEIENGRHVDQFVIDLLEGSGGTSINMNVNEVIANRALQLLGDEPGQYDRIHPNDHVNTGQSTNDVVPTAVKLAVYDKSQSLMDALSHLVAALEDRARAFDDVLRIGRTCMQAAQPMRLGQAFGGYAAAIRRLVPKLMTARDEMLVLPLGGTAIGTGLGSAPGYRIAVYRHLRKIVGANVRPGENMFDAMQSADGFARVSSEIRICAEVIGKIASDFVILSSGPNSGVGELHLPSVQPGSSIMPGKINPVLPMMMQQVAFAVVGNDAAVSLASLQGQLEINHFEPVIAARLFDSIELLAKSTRIFADRCVAGIEADREQSLKNLMRSSALATVFVPKLGYAKVSKLVYAAANEQRPFIELAIEEGLLTRDEVLDALRESTDYREGTA, from the coding sequence ATGCTGATGTCCATCATATTGCCGGATGGAACCCGCATGCCGCACACCCGTATCGATACCGACAGCCTTGGGTCCAGACAGTTGCCCGCAGGGGCACTCTATGGGGTTGCCACGCTCCGCGGTCAGGAGAACTTTGATATTTCATTCCGCAAACTTGGGGACGCGCCGGAGCTGATCGTCGCGCTTGCACGCGTCAAGCATGCGGCAGCAGCTGCCAATCGCGACATTGGCGTGCTGCCCGCCGAAATCGCCGATGCGATCATTGCGGCATCGGAGGAAATCGAGAATGGCCGTCATGTCGACCAGTTCGTCATCGATCTCCTGGAAGGGTCAGGCGGCACATCGATCAACATGAACGTGAACGAGGTGATTGCGAACCGCGCACTCCAGTTGTTGGGAGACGAGCCGGGCCAATATGACCGCATCCACCCGAACGACCATGTCAATACCGGCCAATCGACCAACGACGTCGTGCCAACAGCGGTGAAGCTGGCGGTCTACGACAAGTCACAATCGCTCATGGACGCCTTGTCGCATCTGGTGGCGGCGCTCGAGGATCGCGCACGGGCCTTCGACGACGTGCTGAGGATTGGTCGGACCTGCATGCAGGCGGCCCAACCGATGCGCCTGGGTCAAGCCTTCGGCGGCTACGCGGCGGCAATTCGCAGGCTCGTGCCGAAGTTGATGACTGCGCGTGACGAAATGCTGGTCCTGCCCCTCGGCGGAACAGCCATTGGCACCGGTCTCGGTTCGGCGCCCGGTTATCGTATCGCCGTATACCGGCACCTGCGCAAGATCGTCGGAGCCAACGTCCGCCCTGGCGAAAACATGTTCGACGCCATGCAGAGCGCTGATGGATTCGCGCGCGTCTCCTCCGAGATTCGCATCTGCGCCGAAGTCATCGGGAAGATCGCTTCGGACTTCGTCATCCTTTCATCGGGTCCGAACAGCGGCGTGGGAGAACTACATCTTCCTTCGGTCCAGCCTGGCTCCTCCATCATGCCCGGCAAAATCAACCCTGTCCTCCCCATGATGATGCAGCAGGTGGCTTTCGCAGTCGTGGGTAACGACGCCGCCGTGTCGCTGGCATCGCTGCAAGGACAACTCGAGATCAACCATTTTGAGCCCGTCATTGCCGCTCGCCTGTTTGACTCCATTGAATTGCTGGCGAAATCGACCCGGATCTTTGCCGACCGCTGCGTTGCCGGCATTGAGGCTGACCGCGAGCAATCGCTCAAAAACCTGATGCGATCGTCAGCTCTCGCGACGGTCTTTGTTCCGAAACTCGGATACGCCAAGGTCTCGAAGCTCGTATATGCCGCGGCCAACGAGCAGCGACCGTTCATCGAGCTTGCTATCGAAGAGGGTTTGCTGACGCGTGACGAGGTGCTCGACGCGTTGCGCGAAAGCACTGACTATCGCGAGGGCACGGCATAA